Proteins found in one Maridesulfovibrio sp. genomic segment:
- the hydF gene encoding [FeFe] hydrogenase H-cluster maturation GTPase HydF: protein MNDKAPKGVRMVITLVGRRNAGKSSLINALSGQDTAIVSDYPGTTTDPVAKHYELLSLGPVTFYDTAGLDDEGELGELRTRATHKVLFRTDLALLVVGEQGVGKAEEDILHIARKMNIPVLVVFNKADIAGPSPEDFAFCAEHSINSQIVCARSAKGIDDLKKAVINMAPREFIEEPVLVSDLIEEGDVVLCVVPIDLAAPKGRLILPQVQVLRDILDSDAMGMVVKERELEEALDRLSTPPALVVTDSQVVLKVAGDVPEEVPLTTFSTLFARFKGDLRMLVQGAEAIDSLQDGDRVLLCEACSHHDVADDIGRVKIPRWITQYTGRELEFVMYSGHDFPDDLEGFALAVHCGGCMTSRTEMLRRIRECSRREVPITNYGVAISKVQGVLDRIVRKLC, encoded by the coding sequence ATGAATGACAAAGCCCCTAAAGGCGTGCGTATGGTTATTACCCTGGTCGGTAGGCGTAACGCCGGGAAATCTTCGCTGATCAACGCACTTTCCGGTCAGGATACAGCCATTGTATCCGATTATCCGGGTACAACCACTGATCCGGTGGCAAAGCATTATGAGTTGCTATCTTTGGGACCGGTGACCTTTTACGATACCGCCGGACTTGACGATGAAGGCGAGCTCGGTGAACTGCGCACCAGGGCTACACACAAGGTGTTGTTCCGGACTGATCTTGCTTTACTTGTTGTCGGTGAGCAGGGTGTGGGCAAGGCTGAAGAGGATATTTTGCATATTGCCCGGAAAATGAACATTCCCGTACTGGTCGTCTTCAATAAGGCTGATATTGCCGGGCCCTCCCCGGAAGATTTTGCTTTTTGTGCGGAGCATTCCATTAATAGCCAGATTGTCTGCGCCCGTTCCGCCAAGGGCATTGATGATCTCAAAAAAGCCGTAATCAATATGGCTCCCCGTGAATTCATTGAAGAACCGGTTCTTGTGAGCGATTTGATAGAGGAGGGGGATGTTGTGCTCTGCGTTGTGCCTATTGATCTGGCCGCCCCGAAAGGTCGGCTGATCCTCCCGCAGGTTCAGGTTCTGCGCGATATTCTGGACAGTGACGCCATGGGAATGGTGGTCAAGGAGCGCGAGCTTGAAGAGGCTTTGGACAGGCTGAGCACGCCTCCAGCATTGGTCGTAACTGATTCTCAGGTGGTGCTCAAGGTGGCAGGCGATGTTCCGGAGGAAGTTCCGTTGACCACTTTTTCGACTCTTTTTGCACGCTTCAAGGGAGATTTGCGGATGCTGGTTCAGGGAGCTGAAGCTATTGATTCCCTGCAGGATGGTGACAGGGTGCTCTTGTGTGAGGCATGCTCGCACCACGATGTGGCTGACGATATAGGACGGGTAAAAATACCGCGCTGGATCACGCAGTACACTGGCAGGGAGCTGGAGTTTGTTATGTACTCCGGCCATGACTTCCCTGATGATCTGGAAGGCTTTGCTCTGGCAGTACATTGCGGCGGATGCATGACCAGTCGTACAGAAATGCTGCGCCGCATTAGAGAATGTTCCCGCAGGGAGGTGCCGATCACCAATTACGGCGTTGCCATTTCCAAGGTGCAGGGAGTGTTGGACAGGATCGTCAGGAAGCTTTGTTAG
- the hydE gene encoding [FeFe] hydrogenase H-cluster radical SAM maturase HydE, translated as MMTAKEILDALRAPDPEKLFAQAREVRDSVFGNEVYQRGVVEFSTHCRKNCHYCGLRCCNGQLERFSLDKESIMGAAKSAIDAGLGTVVFQSGEDKAMDPRFIGNIIQSIKTYADVSVTLCLGDHGRDSYKFWRDCGADRYLLKMETFDKRLHAMLRPGQSVSKRLDHLEMLCSLGYETGSGLITGLPGMTSEILAEDLSRLSGLPLDMIAVGPFIPHPDTPLGRFWAGSLDESLRATALLRIMNPVANIPATSALDMLVSNGREQGLEVGANVVMPSVTPESVRAGYSIYPGKNSSVKSVLKNVAHLQQRLRIAGYHPSSARGRSPMRTFKNKELLNE; from the coding sequence ATGATGACCGCGAAAGAAATACTCGATGCCTTGCGCGCGCCCGATCCTGAAAAATTATTTGCGCAGGCCCGTGAAGTACGTGATTCCGTGTTCGGTAATGAGGTTTATCAGCGCGGAGTGGTGGAGTTTTCCACCCACTGCCGCAAGAACTGCCATTATTGCGGACTGCGCTGCTGTAACGGGCAGCTAGAACGGTTTTCCCTTGATAAAGAGTCCATTATGGGCGCGGCAAAGTCGGCCATTGATGCCGGGTTGGGAACTGTGGTGTTTCAATCCGGTGAGGATAAAGCCATGGACCCGCGTTTCATTGGAAATATAATTCAATCCATCAAAACGTATGCCGATGTTTCGGTAACCCTTTGTCTTGGTGATCATGGCAGGGATAGTTATAAATTCTGGCGGGATTGCGGCGCGGATCGGTATCTTCTAAAAATGGAAACCTTTGACAAAAGATTACACGCCATGCTTCGACCGGGGCAGAGTGTTTCCAAACGTCTGGATCATTTAGAAATGCTTTGCAGTCTGGGATATGAAACAGGGTCCGGGCTTATCACCGGGCTTCCCGGAATGACTTCTGAAATACTGGCCGAGGATCTGTCGCGTCTGAGCGGACTTCCCTTGGACATGATTGCTGTCGGGCCGTTTATTCCACATCCTGATACGCCGCTTGGTCGTTTTTGGGCAGGCAGTTTAGATGAATCCCTGCGGGCAACCGCACTGCTGCGCATTATGAATCCGGTGGCGAATATCCCGGCCACCAGCGCCCTTGATATGTTGGTTTCAAACGGACGCGAGCAGGGACTTGAGGTAGGGGCCAATGTGGTCATGCCTTCAGTCACCCCGGAATCCGTCCGGGCAGGTTATAGCATTTATCCCGGAAAAAATTCATCCGTTAAATCCGTTTTGAAGAATGTCGCTCATTTACAACAGCGGCTGAGGATTGCGGGCTATCATCCCTCTTCAGCCCGAGGTCGGTCTCCAATGCGTACTTTTAAAAATAAGGAATTGTTAAATGAATGA
- a CDS encoding aspartate ammonia-lyase: MAAEYRSEQDALGSVDIPAEALYGVHSARAMDNFPLSGVRLSEVFIRSYAEVKLACARTNRELGFLAQETAGAIETACLEMIGGKHHDHILVDAFQGGAGTSTNMNMNEVLANRAGELLGSPYGSYVVHPLHHVNQHQSTNDTYPTALKVAVLHELKRLEISVSGLQDMLQRKEQEFQAVPRLARTQLQDAVPVTAGMTFGAWAEPMARDRWRVFKCRERIRQVNLGGTAVGTGLGAPREYIFRVVDELRRITGLKISRAENLVDATQNTDCFVEVSGMLKVCASNLLKISGDIRLLASGPVGGFAELQIPAMQAGSSIMPGKVNPVIPEAVSQAALRVMANDGLIGQAGALGNLELNQFMPLLAQTILESLNLLINAYVLLNERCLAQVEPDVQRCLENLSASGSFVTMLVPAVGYERAEEISRLACQEDLSIVEAASQILGIAENIIADLFTPGRMRQLGYTPETYESFVEKENS; the protein is encoded by the coding sequence ATGGCAGCAGAGTACCGCAGTGAACAGGATGCGCTTGGAAGTGTCGATATACCCGCTGAGGCCCTTTACGGCGTGCATAGCGCACGGGCTATGGATAATTTCCCTCTTTCCGGGGTTCGCCTCAGTGAAGTCTTTATCCGTTCCTATGCCGAGGTGAAGCTGGCCTGTGCGCGGACCAACAGGGAGCTTGGGTTTCTTGCGCAGGAAACAGCAGGAGCCATCGAGACGGCCTGTCTGGAGATGATCGGCGGCAAGCATCATGATCATATTCTGGTAGACGCTTTTCAGGGGGGAGCAGGGACTTCAACAAACATGAATATGAATGAGGTCCTTGCCAACCGTGCCGGCGAATTGCTCGGCAGTCCTTACGGGTCATATGTTGTGCACCCTCTGCATCATGTAAACCAGCACCAATCCACCAATGATACCTATCCTACAGCTTTGAAAGTTGCCGTTTTGCATGAGCTTAAACGGCTTGAAATATCTGTTTCCGGGTTGCAGGACATGTTGCAACGCAAGGAACAGGAGTTTCAGGCCGTACCAAGACTGGCCCGGACCCAGCTGCAGGACGCTGTTCCCGTCACTGCGGGCATGACTTTCGGAGCATGGGCCGAACCCATGGCCCGGGATCGCTGGCGGGTTTTCAAGTGCCGGGAGCGGATCAGGCAGGTCAACCTCGGCGGAACAGCTGTGGGCACAGGTCTTGGTGCGCCTCGCGAATATATTTTTCGGGTTGTGGATGAACTGCGTCGGATTACGGGATTGAAGATATCCCGGGCTGAAAATTTGGTGGATGCCACCCAGAATACGGACTGTTTTGTCGAAGTTTCGGGCATGCTCAAGGTTTGTGCATCGAATCTGCTGAAGATAAGCGGAGACATTCGGCTGCTCGCCTCCGGCCCTGTTGGCGGCTTTGCGGAATTGCAGATTCCAGCCATGCAGGCCGGGTCTTCGATCATGCCCGGCAAGGTCAATCCGGTTATTCCGGAAGCAGTATCTCAGGCGGCACTGCGGGTCATGGCAAATGACGGCTTGATCGGACAGGCCGGGGCCTTGGGCAATCTGGAGTTAAACCAGTTCATGCCACTGCTGGCTCAAACCATTCTTGAATCGCTCAACCTGCTGATCAATGCTTATGTGCTGCTTAATGAACGTTGTCTGGCTCAAGTTGAGCCGGATGTTCAGCGTTGTTTGGAAAATCTTTCCGCCAGCGGCTCTTTCGTAACCATGCTTGTTCCTGCTGTGGGTTATGAGCGGGCGGAGGAAATTTCCCGGCTGGCCTGCCAAGAGGATCTTTCCATCGTTGAGGCCGCCTCACAGATACTTGGCATAGCTGAAAATATTATTGCAGATTTATTCACACCGGGACGGATGCGGCAACTGGGCTATACCCCTGAAACCTATGAGTCCTTTGTTGAAAAGGAAAACTCATGA
- the hydG gene encoding [FeFe] hydrogenase H-cluster radical SAM maturase HydG — protein MKLKTTGLTDFIDGNKIWETVNSTTRTEAAHVHDILDKALEAKGLSLDDTARLLQVEDPELSEALFETARKVKQTIYGNRLVLFAPLYITNECFNRCAYCGFKDTNKELLRRTLSADNIRQEVSVLEKQGHKRLLLVYGEHPKFGADWIADTVRTVYDTVSDKSGEIRRVNINCAPLDVEGFRKLHEVGIGTYQCFQETYHRETYAELHPVGHKKNYLWRLHAMHRAMEAGIDDVGMGTLLGLYDYRFDTIALLSHAAELESKFGVGPHTLSFPRLEPALNSEMAYNPPYPISDARFKRLVAVLRLSVPYTGLILSTRENRQMRRELLDLGISQLSAGSRTYPGAYSDPDYDRPDVQQFCIGDNRNLEEVIREIVEHGYVPSWCTACYRAGRTGEHFMELAKKGFIQEFCHPNALLTFKEYLLDYAQAGTRDMGNALISNELKGFAAKRKNVVADRLVRIEHGERDLYL, from the coding sequence ATGAAACTGAAGACTACAGGATTAACAGACTTTATTGACGGAAATAAGATTTGGGAAACAGTTAATTCCACTACCCGGACCGAAGCTGCCCATGTGCATGATATTCTGGATAAGGCCTTGGAAGCCAAGGGGCTGTCCCTTGATGATACCGCAAGGCTTTTGCAGGTCGAGGACCCGGAGCTGAGCGAGGCTCTCTTTGAGACCGCCCGTAAAGTGAAACAGACCATTTACGGTAACCGGCTGGTTCTTTTTGCTCCCCTTTATATTACCAATGAGTGTTTCAACCGTTGTGCATATTGCGGATTCAAGGACACAAACAAGGAATTGCTTCGCCGGACCCTCAGTGCCGATAATATTCGGCAGGAAGTGTCCGTGCTGGAAAAGCAGGGCCATAAACGGCTGCTTCTGGTCTACGGTGAACATCCGAAATTCGGTGCTGACTGGATCGCTGACACCGTGCGTACCGTGTACGATACTGTTTCCGACAAAAGCGGCGAAATCCGGCGGGTGAATATCAACTGCGCTCCGCTGGATGTGGAAGGGTTTCGCAAATTGCATGAGGTCGGCATCGGCACCTACCAGTGTTTTCAGGAAACCTACCACAGGGAAACTTACGCCGAGCTTCATCCCGTAGGGCACAAGAAAAATTACCTCTGGCGTCTGCATGCCATGCACCGGGCAATGGAAGCGGGCATAGATGATGTGGGTATGGGTACTCTGCTTGGATTGTATGACTACCGTTTTGATACCATTGCCCTGCTGTCACATGCTGCGGAACTGGAATCGAAGTTCGGAGTGGGGCCGCACACTTTGTCCTTTCCGCGTCTGGAACCCGCTCTCAATTCAGAAATGGCATACAATCCGCCGTATCCCATTTCAGATGCAAGGTTCAAGAGGCTGGTGGCAGTGCTGCGTCTTTCGGTTCCCTATACCGGGCTTATCCTCAGCACCCGTGAGAACAGGCAGATGCGCCGCGAGTTGCTTGATCTCGGTATCTCCCAGCTCAGTGCCGGGTCGCGTACTTACCCCGGAGCATACAGCGATCCCGATTACGACCGTCCTGATGTGCAGCAGTTCTGCATCGGTGACAACCGCAATCTTGAAGAAGTTATCAGGGAAATCGTGGAGCACGGTTATGTCCCTTCGTGGTGCACGGCCTGTTACCGTGCAGGGAGGACCGGAGAACATTTCATGGAACTGGCTAAAAAGGGCTTTATACAGGAATTTTGCCATCCCAACGCCCTGCTGACTTTCAAGGAATATCTGCTGGATTATGCTCAGGCGGGCACGCGGGACATGGGCAACGCCCTCATCAGCAACGAGCTTAAAGGCTTTGCCGCGAAACGCAAAAATGTGGTGGCTGACAGGCTGGTCCGTATTGAACACGGTGAGCGGGACCTTTATCTGTAA
- a CDS encoding sigma-54 dependent transcriptional regulator yields MRILLVDDDMATRDSLAEYLTLLGHAVTPCSEAVSALEICRNHHFEMVLSDIQMPGRTGIELVRDIKDLPRSHPADVVLYTGHADLELAIGALRAGAYDYLTKPINLEELGAVLDRVAEHQALLQENERLTGHFEEVVAEATSDVRAELSRLRDLLARQAGLNNVGIFSEIMWEVVNQARRYHADRDLPVLIQGETGVGKDIVAKLIHYGEDNSSSPRPFVDINCAALPANLFESELFGYEAGAFTGSATRGARGKIDLAMGGTLFLDEIGEIPVELQAKLLRVIEDKSFYRVGGLSKVRTDIRIIAATNLDLTERIEQGLFRMDLYYRLRVGSILVPPLRERIADIVPLAMLFLRAFSEKRGKAFREISPEAAATLLDHPWAGNVRELKNAMEWISVMHDAQVLFPEHLSGFFAGMQKIAPVREKSPILRKNGPKNRSRPTDEDIDAALAASSGNKTKAAAQLGISIRMLYYRLAARQQGESQ; encoded by the coding sequence ATGCGTATTCTGCTTGTCGATGACGACATGGCCACACGGGATTCTCTGGCCGAATATTTAACCCTGCTCGGGCATGCGGTCACCCCCTGTTCGGAGGCGGTTTCCGCTCTGGAAATCTGCCGCAATCATCATTTTGAAATGGTTCTCTCCGATATCCAGATGCCGGGAAGAACCGGCATTGAACTGGTTCGTGACATTAAGGATCTGCCCCGTTCCCATCCTGCGGATGTTGTCCTTTATACCGGGCACGCCGACTTGGAACTTGCCATCGGCGCCTTGCGGGCCGGAGCATACGACTACCTGACCAAGCCCATCAATCTTGAGGAACTCGGTGCGGTTCTGGACCGCGTTGCAGAGCATCAGGCCCTTTTGCAGGAAAATGAGAGACTGACCGGGCATTTTGAGGAGGTCGTGGCCGAGGCCACGAGCGATGTGCGGGCCGAATTGTCCCGCTTGCGCGATCTGCTCGCCAGGCAGGCCGGACTCAATAACGTGGGTATTTTTTCCGAGATCATGTGGGAAGTCGTGAATCAGGCCCGGCGTTATCACGCGGACCGTGATCTGCCTGTGCTCATTCAAGGGGAGACCGGAGTCGGCAAGGACATCGTGGCCAAGCTGATTCACTACGGCGAGGACAATTCCTCTTCACCCCGGCCTTTTGTGGACATCAACTGCGCGGCTCTTCCTGCCAATCTTTTTGAAAGTGAATTGTTCGGTTATGAGGCCGGGGCGTTCACCGGCAGCGCCACCCGCGGAGCCAGGGGCAAGATCGATTTGGCTATGGGCGGAACTCTTTTTTTGGACGAGATCGGTGAAATTCCTGTGGAACTGCAAGCCAAGCTGTTACGCGTTATCGAGGACAAGAGTTTTTATCGCGTCGGCGGGTTGAGTAAAGTTCGCACTGATATACGTATCATAGCCGCTACAAATCTTGACCTGACCGAACGCATTGAACAGGGCCTTTTCCGTATGGATCTTTATTACCGGTTGAGAGTCGGTTCTATTCTGGTGCCGCCTCTGCGGGAACGGATTGCTGATATTGTTCCTCTGGCCATGTTGTTTCTGAGGGCGTTTTCAGAGAAACGGGGCAAGGCTTTCAGAGAGATCAGTCCCGAAGCTGCCGCAACCCTGCTGGATCATCCGTGGGCAGGCAATGTGCGGGAATTGAAAAATGCCATGGAATGGATTTCGGTCATGCATGACGCGCAGGTTTTGTTCCCTGAACATCTGTCCGGTTTTTTCGCAGGTATGCAGAAAATAGCCCCGGTGCGGGAAAAAAGCCCCATATTACGGAAAAACGGCCCAAAAAATCGATCAAGACCCACTGATGAAGATATAGACGCCGCACTTGCTGCAAGCAGCGGCAACAAGACCAAAGCTGCTGCGCAACTGGGGATTTCCATCCGCATGCTTTATTACCGGCTTGCGGCCAGACAGCAAGGCGAAAGCCAATAG